Sequence from the Amaranthus tricolor cultivar Red isolate AtriRed21 chromosome 1, ASM2621246v1, whole genome shotgun sequence genome:
CTACCCGCCAAAACATGCAAGAGTTTAATACCTTACTGATATTTACTCTATTTATTCaggatttttaatttaaattttattttcaatttataagttaaaatatagtgaaaagatatttaattcgtcttaatgtaaattttattaaaagaataatttgaaaatccaaatataatttaaagtacCATTATAGAAGTAAGAGTATTAAATAGTCACtgcaacaaatttaactttttgcaaTATTgaatttagtggcattaaaaaattGCCACTAATTTATAtctttagtgtaataattattgatttttattttaagtttcactataaaCTGATTTAGCGACacttatttggtctttagtggcatatgtaattgttactatagtttaTAGTgatatttatgagaaatgtcactagatccaaTGTCATAAAAagctttagtgtgattttttattatactgctAATAAAGGATCTAATAAATGTTACTAAatactctatatatactattagaaatttgaaatagcgacatttaaattaaatgtcgctaaatatatcccactaaaagcaaattatgttgtggtgagtgaaaattaataaattaaaaaagtattttaaatagaaaaaagataAGTCTTTATCATTATTATGATGGAAACAAGAAAATAATAAGATTGAATTGGTTATTAAATTGCTTGTGACACCTGGAATTGGACTTAAATAAGTAATGTCTATTGTGGAAACTGGAAACTTCCTAATTAGATCCCAAAAAGATGGTGAATTCACATTACTTTAATTACTACCAAATGATGACCTACGTACAACAAATACATCACTTTATGTCTATTCACATACAagtattaaatatttgtgttgttatccatttaatttgcatccaatataattaaatttaacatCATAATTTATAAGTTGTAACTCATATTATAAATATTGATTAACTCGTattataaatgttaattaaCAAGAATTACTTCGATTCAAGctgtaaatattataaatattaattgactcatacaataaatattttaacttttaactttttaacttacaaaaaattataattagcttaattattttgatttgaagTCAACTTTTcagcaaataaaaaattatttatcaaacctatattttaactttttaactaacaaaaaattataattgaaaatcaaccaaaaaatcGAATTAAAATACACGCCTTTAAATATTGATTAACgtgaaaaaaattatgttaGAACTAGGGTTTAGTCGTTATAAATAGAGCTgaacaaagtttggtctaaaccgtaaatcaAATCGGACCAAACCAgaattttagtatttggtctggtctactgTTTAAATGGTCTAGTAtggttttttttcaaattaaattatggTTTACGGTATGGTCTcggtttgttaatttttcagaccagatcGGACCGCAAACCGTACTAtgtcaaaaatcataattttgtattaaaaaaattaagttgctatctaaatattttaagatgtagttatttttatatagcaatatatacttgaatgatgtttatgttatcaactaattacaaattattatatttattaattgtaggtgtgaaatatttgcataaatacatgtattaatttgaaaaaaatataaaaataaaaaaccgtaAACCAGACCAAACTGAACCGTTGTAAAATGGTTTGGTCCGATCCGGTCTGGTGATTTAAACGGTCCGGTCTGATCCGAAAAATTTTCAGACTGAAATTTTTGGTTTAGTCTGATTTTAGTGTCAgatcaaaccaaaccaaaccaaaccgTGTTGAATTTTATTACAAGTGAATCAAATTTGGTCATCCAGCTaatcatattttatttaatgaataAATAAGCTGTCATTTTGTGATAAATTAATTCTTGTCATTTATGTAAATGATTGGATTAGTTAAAAGGTCATATTTAAAGAGATCAAGCAATCAAGTCAATGAAAGCCACCAAAAGTTATTATTAAGGTTACGTTTACTTAAACAAATTTTTATCGATTAaaacttattatttaataattataattaatttttagtaattGTAGCTGATTAATACTGATTTTAACTAATTACAATTGTTctttagttataattttaactAAGTTTTACTGATTAAAATTGACCTTTATTGTTCATGACTGTTTTTTGTTGATTACAACTTATTTTtaatgattgtaattgattttaccaattaaactttttttactaattacttattttttaagGTGAACTAAATATATAAGTCTTGTATAGACTTGGTCCGCACTATTTAGTGTACACTAACCTAATATGTGACTCTCTCAAaatttagataaataaatagtctTGTTTcgtaataaataattatatttagtgtGCAATATAAACTAATATCACATCCTCTGTCTCATTATACCTGCAAGTGATATTGATATTTTACCACATATTATATCACGATATAATTTAAAACGGAGGTAATATAACAGgttaacaacaaattaaaaaaaatacatgacTAATTATAGTTCTAAAAAACACGTAAATGAGACTCCTAATTCCTAAAAGAAAAGGGTCATTAGAGttcaaaaattaatcataaattcatgcaaaaaataaaaaatgtggaTGGTTGCAACCAAGGTTTTAGTTGCAAAAAACTAGCAAAATTCTTGAGCAGGTTTCGCCAGGAAAGGCTTGAAAGTCATCAGCAACCCAACAAATTCGATCACGTTAAGTACGAAGAACACGATATGACTTCCTACAAGCAAAGCTTGTATAAGAAATGACGAATCGAGGATACTAATTGAAGTATATATGAACAAACAAACAACTAGTGTTATGTTTGGGAATGTTAACTTCATTTGAAAATGCggatttgactcaaatttagagtttgacaaataaaaaatttttaaatttgaatttgagtcaACTCTACCAATGTTTAAAAGTGGTCAAAAATAaggatttgagaatgacttcCCTAAcattgtcattctcaaattcttctttaatgaattcataattaaaatctacaatttgaaatgaaatgtttGTTTTCAAACGCAACCTAAAAAAGTTTATGTAGTGTTTATGTAAACAAACCTGGTAGGAAAGTTGCGTTCTTGCGTGTTTGTGACCAAGAGAGACTGCAAGACGAGGAATGCACAAGATTAGAATAAGTACTGCTTTTTTTGGGTGATTATCGACTATCAGGTGTGTCCCTTTTAGATGCATTCAAAAACTTTTAGTTTTTTCGGTTCCGGACTATAACCACTAAATTAAACAACTTGTTATATCATGGAGACTGAGTGAGTACAAGCCTAGCTTCGACTATTGGGTGTATCACTAAATTGCTCTTTTGGGTCATTACCGACTATTGGGCGTATCCACACATTTTCCCTCTTAATATTATCCATAGTTTAATGTCCGTTCCcctttttcaatctttttgTCATTTAAAGGTGGTGCAATCTCATGGAGACTGAGAGTATATCATATATATGCCTAGCTTTGACTATTGGGTGTATCACTAAATTGCTTTCTTAGGTATATCGACTATTGGGTGTACCGacacattttcttaatattattcATAACTATAATGTTTGCGCCCCTTTCTCAATCTCTGTCATTTAAACGTAATGAAATCTCATGGAGACTGAGGGATTATGTGCCTAGCTTCGACTATTGGGTGTATCACTAAATTGCTATTGAAATGAAAGCTTCTACgaggtttaacaaagaaaaacaagatgAAAAACAAATGCAAAATGAGGGAGTACAAGTCGTTTCTCAATCACTCGGTAAATGACTCGCAAAAATTTACTTAATTCTATGGAGAAgcaacaaaacaaaccaaaagcaCCACACATCTTCAGATATACTCCCTTTGTCCCTTACAGTTTGCTACTAAAAATAACATGTTGCGAAGGAACTCGATCACATCAGCATTCAGCACCACATGGTCATCGAACCAACGTATGTAAATAGCATGACGAAAAGTCAACTTACAGCGCTCCAGCTGCAGCAGGACCCAATGCTTTGAAGAAAGATATGAGGCTCAACGAAATTCCATTCGAAGCTCCTCTTTGATGTTGGTGCTGGTAAGGGCACTCCGAATATCAGAGATAAAAAACTGGATGAAATAACGACTAAatccacaaaaaaaaacccgaaGTACATAACAAATATTTACCACGGCTCTATTTTGCAAGAGAAACAATCCAGTAGCGATGGAAATCTGCAATTTTCATAGACGAGAAAAGGATAAAATTACAAAGAGTCCTATAACATAGTAGTATGTAGTAGTACATGTGATTTTAGTTCACAAAACACATACCGAAAGAACATTTTTCAGTGCAGAAGCTAGATCGGTCACAATTAGGAGAATCGAGCCTTTTAAATAAGTTAAGAAGGGATAACTTGACAGCAATGCGATACTAAGAACCTTCGGAAAACAAGACAAAAATATAAAGCAGAAGTAGATAGCAGAATTTGTCAATGCGAGCGAAAATTTTAACTAATCTTAAGCATACCGCTCCTACACGTGCAACTAGGACTGGGCCAAAATGTCTCTCGAATGTTGGGTAGATGAGTAGTTGACATATTAACAAACCAATTCCTAcaataatagaaaaagaaaacatagaaacatatcatcatcatcgtacacagtgtatctcgctcatagaaTGAAACATATAATAGCATGAATGTGTACTAGGTAACTCAGAATCCAATCTTAACAAAGAACGTCAAAATGAAGACATTGGCTTTTTGGATTTTGAATCGGATCATATACACTTTCACCAATCACCGACTTTCTAACAGAAAAGACATTACTCATATAGATTAATAGAAGATATCAAATGTCCGGTGGCTTCAactattagcttaaacttttggttgaatcaGTCTGTTGACATGATATCAGAACCAAACGTGACAGAAAGTCACGGTTTCAAATTTTATCGTAGGTATGAGGAAGGTTGGcattgcatccacacttctggTCTGAAGAGTGCTCATGTGATTGAAGACATAACATATCTTCGGGTTTCAgccattagcttaaacttttggttgatttGGTTCCGGGACAACAAGAATGTGACAGGTCAAATGACTAATTAGGCTATACCTGCCACCACAAGAGCTTGACCAGCATCTTCAGTTGAAAAACTTAATCCTCCAATGTCCCTCGGACTTACAGTCCATAACGAGAATATCTGAGCAGGAAAAAAGTTCAACTCGAAAGTgaaaacatgattaaaaatgttgatttttgcaaagaAGACATAATCAGTATCGTTTCGCATCACAGTACCTCCGTATAGGCCATATCATGAAGCTGGAAGACACAATATACAATGATACTTGACATTAAAGGCCAATTTCGGAGAAGGCTGAACCAGGAGCTTGAACTTCTGCTTGTATTTTTTGATTTCTCAGCATCCTCTATATCATGAGCCTGATCATGGATTATTCCATGAGCATGCTGTTCACATGTATGTAATGTTTCCTGGGCATATAAACAAAGAAGTAACGCTTATACACTACTCTTATAGCACATGAGCATATATTAAAAGACAAGCCAAAAGTAAAGGAGACAACTTTTATGAACATTCTAAAATAGTAGTCCCTCCGTCCTCATGAGTTTGACACTCATTTTCACATTGGTCCCGTCAAagaactaactcaaccaaaagcttatattaatatttaaagcaccaagatatattatatactctatcaaatCCCTCAAACGAGAGCCTTTTGGGTTAGAAGTGTAGATGTAATTCATGTCCTCCTCATTCTTGATtgtaaatattccacttgaaatgAAAGGGGATGAGATTCGAACTCTTGATCTCTGTATCACACTGGCCTCTGAGATTCACGTTggatagaatatataacatatcctggggcggGGCTTCAACCATTAGTTTAACTTTGGTCCAAGCTCCGTGATATGTTTTATACTCTATCTTATCCgttcatttaattttaaattgtttcTATTTTTAAGCGATGGTCACAAACTCATTTTCTATATTAATTTTGATTCCCGATTAGCGAATTGTGTGACACTGATACGAATGCATTACAGTCTTGTAGAGAGGTGGACAAGAGAGCATACCGGGAGATAAAAGCAGATAGGAATTACACACAATGCAGCGATTGCTATTATCAAAGAAGCTAGTAAATATGGAAACCTACAAAAATACAATTCgagattaaaaatttaaagccAGAAAAAAAGTTGTCTACAgctataagaaataaaaaagggtcataaaaattgacaaataaaaaatagagaaaaaaggAACTTACTTCCCAAAAATTGATTGCTGAGAAAACAAGCCCGGGAACTTATCTGCAGGCTGTAggaaaaaatacaaattcataACAAGAATTGCACACAAAAAGACATGAGGGGATCTAGTTTAATTCAGGCCATGCTTGGAAAGAGTGTAAATTTTTAAGgcgaaaataaaattcaaactaataaaataacacaaattcttaaatgagacggtctcatggtgagactatCACTATTGGGCTGACCCATGTACTTGTTGTATatttaagtgatcacttacaattttaaagtggaaAATAGGCTAATTATATGGGCCATCTCATACAAAACAAGTTGAAGGTATGCATTTTTTTATGCAAGTGATCTTATTGGGGCTTATACTTGAGTTCCACATCATTGGTATGAGACACTAATGTGGGATTTATATGAGAAAATGGCACTGCTCCCCTATGAGTTTGCTTTTGAGGAATGCACTTCAATTGTCTTGTAAAAATGGATCAAAGACAACAACTTTTCCTTTTACCACGTGAGATCGGTGGAGGTGGCGTTagtgttcatcgttcatacaaaaatataatgaatCAAACTCAAAAAATTGATGTGTGGTCGTAATATTATAGGTCGGGCTAGTCGGATAttgtatctatatataataatgtAACAAATCATAAACAAAACAATGTTATGGTCATGATTTTACGGTTAGGATTAATGTCGAGTTTTTGATATGAATATTCAATGAGTCGAGTACTCGGGTTAGAGTCTCAATTTTAACGACACATGTGACATATACATGTTCAACATGATACAACCTATCAGCTAGCTTCAGTTGCAAGTGATCTTATGGGAGCCCATGTTTGAGTCCCACACTGGTGTTACGAGACACTGATCACATCGATTCATATAGAACAATAGGCTTTCCTTCCTTTGAGCTAGTTTTTAGGGAATGCACTCAATTGTCATGTAACGCGTTGACACTTCGACACTATATTTGGGCCAAAATCATTAAAAAGATTCTCAAAATAGTTGATACAAACACTTGAACACATACacaagtccaagtaacataagAAACTTTCCGTGTTTCTTGGTTCGATATAAAGTGTCATATTGTAAGATTTATATAGGACAATAGGCTCTCCTACCTTTGAACTAGTTTCGGTAAGTGCACTCTAATTTTCGTGTAACAAATTGATGCTATGACACCACATTCGGgccaaaatcatcaaaatagcAAAGTCGACACTTGTAAACATATCCAAGTCCAAGCAACATAAATGAAAGTTCCCAAGTCTTATGTTTGAATATGAAGTGTCAGCTATTAGTTATAAATCATTTAACATCCTAACCTGTGCAAGATAACCACCAAGCGCTGGGCCAATTACCAAACCAATGCCCCATGCAGAAGTCATCTGAAAGAGATAAGATTCCTTTTCAGCATCGCTCAACTATCAAaactcatcatcaacatcatcatacCCACTATATCCCGCTCACataaactatgatcagggtctgaaACGGGATAGAAAATGGCAaaccatacccataaaggaggatgcggtcaaagagtcccttaGCTCGAGAAACTCAACTATCAAAAACAAATTGCAGTAATTTGAGCTCATGCTATATTCATACCATTGACAGTGCTAAAGCCTGATGCTCTCTGCGAGTTACTTCGGTAGCATATGCCtggtaaataaatttaaaagttgaaGTTATCATATAAGTTTGCAAAATATAAATGTCAAAAATGTGTTTATAATTCATAACACTAAGCATAAGTCCCATGGGCAATGTAGGTATAATTATAAGTAGGTCGAAGCACATATGCCCACATTCCATTTTATTAACCAAATGCCATTAAGCGGTACACATCCTTTTTCTTGTTAATGATAACAAAAAGATTGTTTCTGATTGATCATTTGTAGCAGATATCATCAGCAACTTCACATGAATAAGAAATGCACAAATCAGAAAAACATAAGACGGCGTAAACAACTTCCTAGAATTTGAAGTAGCATCACGTAACAATATGCATATAGGATAACAAACAATGACATCAAAGGGCTTTCTTATGTCAAAATGTGAACGTACCCTCATCGGACCGATTGCACCGCAAAAAGCCCCGAGCAGCATTCTTGAAGTAAGTGCCATCCAATAATTTGCACTCAAGCCAAACATTATGTTGAAGAGCACTCTGAAATGATTTATAAATCAAACCGTAAGTGTCACATAATTCACCAATCCTCTCGCCAGTCATGAATCGAAAAAAGCAAATACGAAGCACATTACACTAGTAAGACAAAAATCACTTACATGGCAGATGTGCTGAAGATCATGACAGGCCTCCGGCCATAACGATCAGCCAACATTCCCCATATAACAGACGTAAACACTCTTCCAACCATGAACGCGGATCCTTAAACATCGAGAAAGGTATCAGAATAACAGATAGACATAAAATCAGCATATATTTCTGATCCTATATGGGGGTGCTTAATACTACAACACATACCTTCAAAACCAGCATAGAAACTCACATCTTCTTCCTGTGTGGCTATACCAAAGTCCCTCACCTACATACTGATGCTGTCATCAAATGCATAGAGCTAGTAACTACATACAGTATAGCATATGCAGAGTTTTACTTACCATGAAGTAAAGGAAAGGAAAGATGAATGTTATCGGCAAAGCTGAAACAACAACGAAGATATCAAAATATATACTGCAAATCTAAACAAAATGGCAGCAAAGGACAGTAAGGAAGCACATGAAAACTACaatcagtgtcacatgattcactaattgCCTTGCGAATCGTGAAGCGAAAAAAGCAACTCATGGCCAATTTTCGGCTTTTTTGAACCATTGTGAGCGAATTACAAATCcaaaaggcgaactaactagcgaattatgtttcattGACTACAACTGTTAAATTGAGGTTGGACTTAGTGTGAATATCAACATATAATCGAAGAAACACAAGGTGCACATGCTTCATAGGTGAAGAAAATACCATCCCataaccatatggcaatgggtgGAAGGGCTCCAATGACTTATAAAATGTTCAAACCATCTATAATTTATCAATGTGAGACaaaccatcccaacaccccTCACATGCAAAGCTCATCAAGTTCGCACCTCACGAACCCCATCAAGTTCGCATGGGAATAATCAATTAGTGTAAGAATTCTTTACGGACATACCATTAAGTTTTTAATCGACTTTCGGCTCTGATACTATATTAAATTGAGCCAAATATGCAACAACCAAAACTACAAGTCAATATTTTTGTAATGGACTAATCTAAACTTCGAATCCCATTTCAAACCCATAAATCTGTTAAACCCATTTAGTTGATGAAGCCAAAGATGCAATAGAAAGTGAGTTAATGTTCCTTATAACTTTATTAACCGCAAGAACATACTACAATGTACTATATCAAAATCATTTATTTAAAGAAAAGGCATTCTTTGTTATAAGTATATTTAATTCCCAAACTCCGACCAGAAGGGAACTGATAGTGGCGTTGAAGTAATGGAATGTTCAAGATTGAAGAACACACTACAATGATATATAATGTATTCTAATCTAAATTCATAATGCCAAGAACCAACACTAATCCCAAGTGAGAAATTTGTTTCCAAAATGCTTCCATAAAATTTAAGTTCTTTTCGCACAATTGCAcattaaacttgaaaataatGAGAAATGGAGGGGGGGCATATTAAACCCTAATCaaagtataaataagaaaagaaaattaagtaGGAGAATTAAAGAGGGTTACAAGACATTGAGAGATAATCCATATAAAGAACAATTGAAGCTGTGCAAGGTCAGTGCTTTCTGTTTTTGGCTTGTGGGCGATCCTCCTAGTAGAAATGATTCTCGTTCTCcaacatcattttcttaagtcATGATGACGCAATTCTAAATTTCTATTTGGGTGACTATGTAcatttaatcaattaaaaatttaaaatgattacttaaaatttttaaagagATTAATTGGAATTATGTACTAATTATATGGATATGTGTCATAACAAAAGTATTTCATATAAGATGAATTGATAGGGTGGGAGAGGAGGGTAGGTAATGAGAATCGAAGTTAGGTCATTAAGTAGAAATCCGATTATCAATAGGTCCATTTGGGATATTTGGTAAtggctagaggtgttcaaaaagCTTGGCTTCATTTTGAGTTTTTATCTAGTCTGTTTTTAAAAGGGGTTTATAAGGGTCGGATAGAAAATGAGAttataatatttctacaattcaATTATTATAAACTAGTATAAAATACGTGCAATGTACGTTGTTTTTTAGtatgaaattatatttaaatgtaAATTTAAGATAAAGatgcaattatatatattttctatccctattttctttttaaaatatattcttaTAGTTTGGttattaattagttaaatatatattaatgtgtagTTTATTAAATGCAGTAAAGACCTTGAATAATAATGTCATTTAGTATATCAGTATgacaaaatttaatataatcataaatttaatttaactaaaaaacGGTTACTAAAtagttaaattaaaaattaataaaaagtttttcaaattatatcaattttttaattttaaaaacgcATTTTCAAATTACATTTATATTCGATAAAAATATTGTCTACTTAATTTAAGAAATCTtttccaagaaaaatataattaattaggcatatgtttcaaaaatatttaaaataagaacAAATAATAGAAGAAGGTTATGTTGAAATCAGTCTAA
This genomic interval carries:
- the LOC130800689 gene encoding protein ZINC INDUCED FACILITATOR-LIKE 1-like — protein: MADTKEPLLLSKDVSENEIDNKNKNKYECDEKCSGCQIERRKAEDPNIPWSNFVFIWVITLTSALPITFIFPFLYFMVRDFGIATQEEDVSFYAGFEGSAFMVGRVFTSVIWGMLADRYGRRPVMIFSTSAIVLFNIMFGLSANYWMALTSRMLLGAFCGAIGPMRAYATEVTRREHQALALSMMTSAWGIGLVIGPALGGYLAQPADKFPGLFSQQSIFGKFPYLLASLIIAIAALCVIPICFYLPETLHTCEQHAHGIIHDQAHDIEDAEKSKNTSRSSSSWFSLLRNWPLMSSIIVYCVFQLHDMAYTEIFSLWTVSPRDIGGLSFSTEDAGQALVVAGIGLLICQLLIYPTFERHFGPVLVARVGAVLSIALLSSYPFLTYLKGSILLIVTDLASALKNVLSISIATGLFLLQNRAVHQHQRGASNGISLSLISFFKALGPAAAGALLSWSQTRKNATFLPGSHIVFFVLNVIEFVGLLMTFKPFLAKPAQEFC